From a region of the Streptomyces sp. NBC_00193 genome:
- a CDS encoding DUF881 domain-containing protein: protein MSTNDTPPEEPGAAAQRPKAQPPLEPSAGPVGHEPGPDAGERVKDENGAAPTGYVPGGYAQGGPEQTGPEQTAPEQTGRQRLAAGLWPPRVSRAQLIVAVLLFVLGLGLAIQVRSNSDSSALRGARQEDLVRILDELDGRTKRLEDEKQKLDDQRRELESSSNQAEEARKQTVEKERQLGILAGTVAAQGPGIVLKITDPKGQVQSDKLLDTLQELRAAGAEAIQINGVRIVADSYFSDEENGVAIDGKKITQPYEFKVIGKPQDLEPALNIPGGVVQSLEKEQAVVSVTRPAKIVVDALRAAKQPDYARSSSS, encoded by the coding sequence ATGAGTACGAACGACACTCCGCCCGAAGAGCCCGGGGCCGCGGCACAGCGGCCGAAGGCGCAGCCTCCGCTGGAGCCGTCGGCCGGGCCCGTGGGTCACGAGCCCGGGCCGGATGCCGGGGAGCGGGTCAAGGACGAGAACGGCGCCGCGCCGACCGGGTACGTGCCCGGCGGGTACGCGCAGGGCGGGCCCGAGCAGACCGGCCCCGAGCAGACAGCCCCCGAGCAGACCGGGCGGCAGCGCCTGGCGGCCGGGTTGTGGCCGCCGCGGGTGAGCCGTGCCCAACTGATCGTCGCGGTGCTGCTGTTCGTCCTGGGGCTCGGCCTGGCCATCCAGGTGCGGTCGAACAGCGACTCCAGCGCGCTGCGCGGCGCCCGTCAGGAGGACCTCGTACGGATCCTCGACGAGCTCGACGGGCGGACCAAGCGGCTGGAGGACGAGAAGCAGAAGCTCGACGACCAGCGCCGGGAGCTGGAGAGCAGCTCCAACCAGGCCGAGGAGGCCCGGAAGCAGACCGTGGAGAAGGAGCGCCAACTCGGGATCCTGGCCGGTACGGTGGCCGCGCAAGGGCCGGGGATCGTGCTGAAGATCACGGACCCCAAGGGTCAGGTGCAGTCGGACAAGCTGCTGGACACCCTCCAGGAGCTGCGGGCGGCCGGGGCCGAGGCGATCCAGATCAACGGGGTGCGGATCGTGGCGGACTCGTACTTCTCGGACGAGGAGAACGGTGTCGCGATCGACGGTAAGAAGATCACACAGCCCTACGAGTTCAAGGTGATCGGCAAGCCGCAGGACCTGGAGCCGGCGCTCAACATTCCCGGTGGCGTCGTCCAGTCGCTGGAGAAGGAGCAGGCCGTCGTCAGCGTCACACGTCCGGCGAAGATCGTTGTGGATGCCTTGCGGGCTGCGAAGCAGCCTGACTACGCTCGGTCGTCATCGTCGTGA
- a CDS encoding bifunctional nuclease family protein, translating into MNELDVVGVRVEMPSNQPIVLLREVGGDRYLPIWIGPGEATAIAFAQQGMAPARPLTHDLFKDVLEAIGEELTEVRITDLREGVFYAELVFASGVEVSARPSDAIALALRTGTPIFGSDGVLDDAGIAIPDEQEDEVEKFREFLDQISPEDFGTGPQ; encoded by the coding sequence GTGAACGAGCTCGACGTTGTGGGTGTCCGGGTGGAAATGCCCTCGAACCAACCGATCGTGCTCCTGCGTGAAGTGGGAGGCGACCGGTACCTCCCCATCTGGATCGGACCAGGGGAGGCGACCGCCATTGCCTTCGCGCAGCAGGGCATGGCCCCTGCCCGGCCGCTGACGCACGACCTTTTCAAGGACGTGCTGGAGGCGATCGGCGAGGAGCTCACCGAGGTCCGGATCACGGATCTGCGGGAGGGCGTTTTCTACGCGGAGCTCGTCTTCGCCAGTGGAGTCGAGGTGAGCGCGCGGCCATCCGATGCCATAGCGCTCGCCCTGCGGACCGGGACGCCGATCTTCGGCAGCGACGGCGTGCTCGACGACGCCGGAATCGCGATCCCGGACGAGCAGGAGGACGAGGTGGAGAAGTTCCGCGAGTTCCTCGACCAGATCTCGCCAGAGGACTTCGGCACCGGCCCGCAGTGA
- a CDS encoding DNA polymerase IV, with amino-acid sequence MRSAPTILHLDMDAFYASVEQASKPSLRGKAVIVGGLGPRGVVATASYEARRFGVHSAMPMAQARRLCPNGACLIPRFSLYREVSDTVMGMLRELSPLVEPLSLDEAFVDLEAGGVAFDAEAARAVGERLRADITAVTGLSGSVGLAGSKMLAKVASEEAKPAGLLLIEVGTERAHLAPMSVRTLPGVGPATGEHLRRAGITTVGELAEAGEDELVRMVGRSHGVGLYRMALGVDERPVVAERDAKSVSVEDTFDVDLHDRVRIRTEVQRLADRCVERLRGSGHSGRTIVLKVRRYDFSTLTRSETLRGPTDDPAVVREAAARLLEAVDTTGGVRLLGVGVTGLADYTQEDLFAFADAMAARAGADGDAGPAAGEGADRTDGVAPSGGGAVDADGGQESHARGEGAGQGPGPGRDEGTGQGRGARQGRGEAPGDGQVEAAGQGLGAGEGRVEAAGLDAGEALAAREGRAQGQESGQAGGPGRSGGVEGVGERSWPAGSDVRHVVYGPGWVQGSGVGRVTVRFEQPGSEPGRVRTFLVDDPELEPSDPMPLVGDQAVGVGGSTAP; translated from the coding sequence GTGAGATCCGCGCCGACCATCCTGCACCTGGACATGGACGCCTTCTACGCCTCCGTGGAGCAGGCGTCGAAGCCGAGCCTGCGCGGCAAGGCCGTCATCGTCGGCGGGCTCGGGCCGCGCGGGGTCGTCGCCACCGCTTCCTACGAGGCCAGGCGCTTCGGGGTGCACTCGGCCATGCCGATGGCCCAGGCGCGGCGGCTCTGCCCTAACGGCGCGTGCCTGATTCCGCGCTTCAGCCTGTACCGCGAGGTCAGCGACACGGTCATGGGGATGCTCCGGGAACTGTCCCCCCTCGTGGAGCCACTGAGCCTGGACGAGGCCTTCGTGGACCTGGAGGCGGGGGGCGTCGCCTTCGACGCGGAGGCCGCGCGGGCCGTCGGCGAGCGCCTGAGGGCCGACATCACCGCCGTGACGGGGCTGAGCGGGTCGGTGGGGCTCGCGGGGTCCAAGATGCTGGCCAAGGTCGCCTCCGAGGAGGCCAAGCCGGCCGGGCTGCTGCTGATCGAGGTGGGCACGGAGCGGGCGCACCTCGCCCCGATGTCGGTACGGACCCTGCCCGGGGTGGGACCGGCCACGGGGGAGCACCTGCGGCGGGCCGGGATCACGACGGTGGGGGAGCTGGCGGAGGCCGGTGAGGACGAGCTGGTCCGGATGGTGGGCCGCTCGCACGGGGTCGGGCTGTATCGGATGGCGCTGGGCGTGGACGAGCGGCCGGTGGTCGCGGAACGCGATGCGAAGTCCGTGTCCGTGGAGGACACCTTCGACGTCGACCTGCACGACCGGGTGCGGATCCGCACCGAGGTGCAGCGGCTCGCGGACCGGTGCGTGGAGCGGCTGCGGGGGTCGGGGCACTCGGGGCGGACGATCGTGCTCAAGGTTCGGCGGTACGACTTCTCCACGCTGACCCGCTCGGAGACCCTGCGGGGGCCCACGGACGACCCCGCGGTGGTGCGGGAGGCGGCGGCGCGGCTGCTGGAGGCTGTGGACACCACGGGCGGGGTGCGGCTGCTGGGGGTGGGGGTCACGGGGCTGGCGGACTACACGCAGGAGGACCTCTTCGCCTTCGCCGACGCGATGGCCGCGCGGGCGGGGGCGGATGGGGATGCGGGGCCGGCTGCGGGAGAGGGCGCGGATCGTACCGACGGGGTTGCACCGTCCGGTGGGGGCGCGGTCGACGCTGACGGGGGTCAGGAGAGCCACGCTCGGGGTGAGGGCGCTGGACAGGGGCCCGGGCCGGGCCGGGACGAGGGCACCGGGCAGGGTCGGGGAGCACGGCAGGGCCGGGGTGAGGCCCCTGGGGACGGGCAGGTTGAGGCCGCGGGCCAAGGGCTGGGTGCCGGGGAAGGTCGGGTTGAGGCCGCGGGCCTGGATGCCGGGGAAGCGCTGGCAGCCCGCGAGGGCCGTGCCCAGGGGCAGGAGTCGGGGCAGGCGGGTGGGCCGGGGCGTTCTGGGGGTGTCGAAGGTGTGGGTGAGCGGTCGTGGCCGGCCGGGAGTGATGTGCGGCATGTGGTGTACGGGCCGGGGTGGGTGCAGGGCAGTGGGGTCGGGCGGGTGACCGTACGGTTCGAGCAGCCCGGATCCGAGCCGGGCCGGGTGCGGACGTTTCTGGTGGACGATCCCGAGCTGGAGCCGTCCGACCCGATGCCGCTGGTCGGGGACCAGGCCGTGGGGGTCGGGGGCTCGACGGCTCCTTAG
- a CDS encoding DUF881 domain-containing protein: MCGMSQPPHNRSSAPPARLDASMSLLTHVMDHSLDEGYAEASARREAEGTSGLPRTLKAKLGLAAGLVLAASVVTLGAAQARATAPVLAKERHELIDRVERADAHADGLERDIERLRDTVATRQREALKQYGGEQGQLVALLSGATEVHGPGIKLTVDDAKGSSTGDGSAPRESAGFSDTGRLRDRDMQKIVNGLWQSGAEAISINGQRLTSLSAIRAAGDAILVDNRPLVPPYEVLAIGDRKRLGTAFQDSADGQYLHVLQENYGIRYSLSSEAEMRLPAASSLTVRTATAAEQQKGAS, from the coding sequence ATGTGCGGCATGTCGCAGCCGCCCCACAACCGCAGTTCGGCACCTCCCGCGCGGCTGGACGCCTCCATGTCGCTGCTGACGCACGTGATGGACCACTCCCTCGACGAGGGCTACGCGGAGGCTTCGGCCCGCCGCGAGGCCGAGGGCACGTCCGGCCTGCCGCGGACCCTCAAGGCCAAACTGGGTCTCGCCGCCGGGCTCGTGCTCGCCGCCAGTGTCGTCACCCTGGGCGCCGCGCAGGCGCGGGCGACCGCGCCGGTGCTGGCCAAGGAGCGTCACGAGCTCATCGACCGGGTCGAGCGGGCCGACGCGCACGCCGACGGTCTGGAGCGGGACATCGAGCGGCTGCGGGACACCGTCGCCACCCGGCAGCGCGAGGCGCTCAAGCAGTACGGCGGCGAGCAGGGTCAGCTGGTGGCGCTGCTGTCCGGGGCCACCGAGGTGCACGGGCCCGGTATCAAGCTGACGGTGGACGACGCGAAGGGCTCGTCGACCGGAGACGGCTCGGCGCCGCGCGAGAGCGCCGGGTTCTCGGACACCGGGCGGCTCCGCGACCGCGACATGCAGAAGATCGTCAACGGGCTGTGGCAGTCGGGGGCGGAAGCGATCTCGATCAACGGGCAGCGGCTGACGTCGCTGTCGGCGATCCGGGCCGCGGGTGACGCGATACTGGTCGACAACAGGCCGCTGGTGCCGCCGTACGAAGTACTGGCGATCGGCGACAGGAAGCGCCTCGGGACCGCGTTCCAGGACTCCGCGGACGGCCAGTACCTGCACGTGCTGCAGGAGAACTACGGCATCCGCTACTCCTTGTCGTCCGAGGCCGAGATGCGCCTTCCGGCCGCGTCGAGCCTGACCGTACGTACGGCTACAGCAGCAGAGCAGCAGAAGGGTGCATCGTGA
- a CDS encoding MerR family transcriptional regulator gives MLRIPAGGAAKSGTAGTASSGVRLVSIGTVLTMLRDEFPEVTISKIRFLEAEGLVEPRRTPSGYRKFSTDDVERLAHVLRLQRDHYLPLKVIREQLDALARGEQIRIPAPTAHGESVDPTSPVALYGEVGRERPTVARVGRAELIAAAEVDEVQLVEWESYGLIAEAPGGGFDAEAVTVARLVADLGRFGLEPRHLRAMKAAADREAGLVEQVVSPLRRHRNPQTRAHAEATMKELAGLSVRLHEALVQTALGVRLH, from the coding sequence ATGCTGCGTATCCCGGCAGGCGGTGCCGCCAAGAGCGGCACCGCCGGCACCGCCTCCTCGGGCGTGCGGCTGGTGAGCATCGGAACGGTGCTCACGATGCTGCGTGACGAGTTCCCCGAAGTCACGATCTCGAAGATCCGTTTCCTGGAAGCGGAGGGGCTCGTCGAGCCCCGGCGCACACCTTCCGGATATCGCAAGTTCAGCACCGACGACGTGGAGCGCCTCGCCCACGTCCTGAGGCTCCAGCGCGACCACTACCTCCCGTTGAAGGTCATCCGCGAGCAGCTCGACGCGCTCGCGCGGGGTGAGCAGATCCGTATCCCGGCGCCCACGGCGCACGGGGAGTCCGTCGACCCCACGAGCCCCGTCGCCCTCTACGGCGAGGTGGGCCGGGAGCGGCCCACCGTGGCCCGGGTGGGCCGGGCCGAGCTGATCGCCGCGGCGGAGGTGGACGAGGTCCAGCTCGTGGAGTGGGAGTCGTACGGGCTCATCGCTGAGGCGCCCGGCGGCGGTTTCGACGCCGAGGCCGTCACCGTGGCCCGTCTGGTGGCCGATCTCGGCCGATTCGGTCTGGAGCCGCGTCACCTGCGGGCGATGAAGGCCGCCGCCGACCGGGAGGCCGGTCTGGTGGAGCAGGTGGTCTCGCCGCTGCGCCGGCACCGCAATCCGCAGACCAGGGCCCATGCCGAGGCCACCATGAAGGAGCTCGCGGGGCTCTCCGTACGGCTGCACGAGGCACTCGTACAAACTGCTCTCGGGGTGCGGCTGCACTGA
- a CDS encoding MerR family transcriptional regulator — protein MRVTGDGMTGGIPARSDGGPYPLHGGAVNSARRQPEPAPVGSVGPVGSVGSVGGESAPEQVGYRGPTACAAAGITYRQLDYWARTGLVEPTVRPAYGSGTQRLYSFRDVVVLKIVKRFLDTGVALQNIRTAVQHLRDRGFSDLERMTLMSDGATVYECTSPDQVVSLLQGGQGVFGIAVGVVWRDVENALSQLHGERVDTGETVVGHNPADELAARRNRAV, from the coding sequence GTGAGAGTCACGGGCGACGGTATGACCGGGGGCATCCCCGCACGGAGTGACGGTGGGCCGTACCCGCTGCACGGTGGTGCGGTGAACTCCGCGCGCCGTCAGCCGGAGCCCGCGCCGGTCGGTTCGGTGGGGCCGGTGGGGTCAGTCGGTTCGGTGGGTGGCGAGTCCGCACCCGAGCAGGTCGGATACCGAGGGCCGACGGCGTGTGCCGCGGCCGGCATCACGTACCGGCAGCTGGACTACTGGGCGCGCACGGGGCTGGTGGAGCCCACGGTGCGCCCCGCCTACGGGTCGGGGACGCAGCGCCTCTACAGCTTCCGGGACGTGGTCGTCCTCAAGATCGTGAAGCGCTTCCTGGACACCGGGGTGGCGCTGCAGAACATCCGCACCGCCGTGCAGCACCTGCGCGACCGGGGTTTCTCGGACCTGGAGCGGATGACGCTGATGAGCGACGGCGCCACCGTGTACGAGTGCACCTCGCCCGATCAGGTCGTCAGCCTGCTCCAGGGCGGCCAGGGGGTCTTCGGGATCGCCGTGGGCGTGGTCTGGCGCGATGTCGAGAACGCCCTGTCGCAGCTGCACGGGGAGCGCGTGGACACGGGCGAGACGGTGGTCGGGCACAACCCGGCCGATGAGCTGGCCGCCCGGAGGAACCGGGCCGTCTGA
- a CDS encoding FHA domain-containing protein, whose translation MSAEQICSRCGHRSDAASRFCSNCGAPLRAGLTPERASETTSTISISGLEAYEAEVSGQTHVSSSLSPEAQAAVEALPPGSALLIVRRGPNSGSRFLLDGELTTAGRHPQSDIFLDDVTVSRRHVEFRRSHDGFTVSDVGSLNGTYVNREPIDSVALHNGDEVQIGKYRLVFYASLRGH comes from the coding sequence ATGTCGGCCGAGCAGATTTGCAGCAGGTGCGGGCACCGCAGCGATGCGGCGAGCCGGTTCTGCTCCAACTGCGGGGCGCCGCTGCGGGCGGGTCTGACGCCGGAGCGTGCCTCGGAGACCACGTCCACCATCTCGATCTCGGGCCTGGAGGCCTACGAGGCCGAGGTGTCGGGACAGACGCACGTGTCGTCCTCGCTGTCCCCCGAGGCCCAGGCCGCGGTGGAAGCGCTGCCCCCGGGTTCCGCCCTGCTGATCGTGCGGCGCGGCCCGAACTCCGGCAGCCGGTTCCTCTTGGACGGCGAGCTGACGACGGCCGGCCGGCACCCGCAGAGCGACATCTTCCTGGACGACGTCACCGTCTCCCGGCGCCATGTCGAGTTCCGCAGGAGCCACGACGGTTTCACCGTCTCCGACGTCGGCAGCCTCAACGGCACGTACGTGAACCGTGAACCGATCGACTCCGTCGCCCTGCACAACGGCGACGAGGTGCAGATCGGCAAGTACCGGCTGGTCTTCTACGCGAGCCTGCGGGGGCACTGA
- a CDS encoding small basic family protein, producing the protein MIAVLGLVVGVVVGLLVRPEVPAVVEPYLPIAVVAALDAVFGGLRAMLDGIFVDKVFVVSFLSNVVVAALIVFLGDKLGVGSQLSTGVVVVLGIRIFSNAAAIRRHVFRA; encoded by the coding sequence GTGATCGCGGTACTGGGCCTCGTGGTCGGAGTGGTGGTCGGACTTCTCGTCCGGCCCGAAGTGCCGGCCGTGGTGGAGCCTTATCTGCCGATCGCCGTGGTCGCGGCGCTGGACGCGGTGTTCGGAGGCCTGCGCGCGATGCTGGACGGCATCTTCGTGGACAAGGTCTTCGTGGTGTCGTTCCTGTCGAACGTGGTCGTGGCGGCGCTGATCGTCTTCCTCGGCGACAAGCTGGGGGTCGGCTCGCAGCTGTCCACGGGTGTGGTCGTCGTCCTCGGCATCCGCATCTTCTCCAACGCCGCGGCCATCCGCCGGCACGTGTTCCGGGCGTGA